The following are from one region of the Oryzias latipes chromosome 12, ASM223467v1 genome:
- the LOC101172747 gene encoding chloride intracellular channel protein 4 → MSKQHPADNREEKKGMGDEPNIELFVKASLDAESVGNCPFCQRLFMILWLKRAEFVLTTVDMKRAPEVLKALAPGSQPPFLIFNGEVKTDTNKIEEFLEEKLAPPRYPKLCCTYKESNLAGEDIFRKFSAYIKNPNPGLNIMLEKQFLSTLVKLNMYLETPLPHELERNPDANESSRLYLDGNAFTLADCNLLPKLNIVKVVCKKYRNFDIPTELKGLTRYLDNAYKQDEFRHTCPQDEEILLAYKSVAKYLTS, encoded by the exons ATGAGCAAGCAAC ACCCAGCAGACAAcagagaggagaaaaaaggGATGGGTGATGAACCAAATATTGAGCTCTTTGTTAAG GCAAGTCTTGATGCTGAAAGTGTGGGGAACTGTCCTTTCTGCCAGAGGCTCTTCATGATTTTGTGGTTGAAGAGGGCAGAGTTTGTTCTCACCACTGTAGACATGAAGAG GGCTCCTGAAGTGCTAAAAGCTCTTGCTCCAGGATCCCAGCCTCCTTTCCTCATCTTCAATGGTGAAGTCAAAACAGACACTAACAAGATCGAAGAATTCCTGGAGGAGAAACTGGCCCCACCACG GTATCCAAAACTGTGCTGTACCTACAAAGAATCAAATTTGGCTGGAGAGGACATATTCCGCAAATTTTCAGCCTACATTAAGAATCCCAATCCTGGGCTAAATATCA TGCTAGAGAAGCAGTTTCTTTCAACTCTGGTGAAGCTGAACATGTACCTTGAGACGCCTCTTCCTCATGAGCTGGAGCGTAATCCGGATGCAAATGAGTCTTCACGCTTGTATCTGGATGGTAACGCCTTCACCCTGGCAGACTGTAACCTGCTTCCAAAACTCAACATTGTAAAG gtGGTGTGCAAAAAGTACCGTAATTTTGACATTCCTACAGAACTGAAAGGTCTGACACGGTACCTGGACAATGCCTACAAACAGGATGAGTTTCGCCACACCTGCCCACAAGACGAAGAGATTCTTCTTGCCTACAAATCTGTTGCCAAGTATCTGACCAGTTAG